One Prunus dulcis chromosome 7, ALMONDv2, whole genome shotgun sequence DNA segment encodes these proteins:
- the LOC117635155 gene encoding uncharacterized protein LOC117635155: MACDKSFSTNYLLLEPKDVGFFDLIHILFSNNLERRRFVDSFEQTEDEFARRWLIFLSVVVQKLLQLVAKPMAIIGWGIETCLNLFSSNRNLVGLLLDLFRGEDIIPKKDSRTFLSFVGNLDKRVELDRRIKRGDGNYNAALSMMASKISYENKFYIQTAVQDHWKMEFLGSYDFWNDYQGKATTQAFLLRDRSADHDTIVVAFRGTEAFDADAWCTDVDISWYELQGVGKIHGGFMKALGLQKNVGWPEPEEIKQDDSHPAFAYYAIRDMLKKLVLENDTARFIVTGHSLGGALAILFPAVLTFHKGEDSDLLLERLEGVYTFGQPRVGDERFGQYMENKLKEHRIKYFRFVYANDMVPRLPYDDRSLMFKHFGTCLYYNREYEVQVVREEPNKNYFSLGSAIPMMMNAFGELIRSFIIPIKEGPDYIEGPFLKLVRLIGLVIPGAAAHCPQDYVNSTRLGSSKVFLPPNHYI; the protein is encoded by the exons ATGGCTTGCGACAAGAGTTTCTCTACCAATTACTTGCTGTTGGAACCCAAGGATGTGGGTTTCTTTGATCTGATTCACATCTTGTTCTCCAATAACTTGGAGAGGAGAAGGTTCGTTGACTCTTTTGAGCAGACCGAGGATGAGTTTGCGCGCAGATGGCTCATATTTCTCTCCGTTGTTGTGCAAAAGTTGCTGCAATTGGTGGCAAAGCCAATGGCAATCATTGGCTGGGGGATTGAAACGTGCTTGAACCTCTTTTCAAGTAACCGCAACTTGGTTGGCCTCCTGCTGGATCTCTTTCGAG GTGAGGATATAATACCCAAAAAAGACTCAAGAACGTTCTTGTCGtttgttggaaatttggaCAAGCGAGTGGAGTTGGACAGAAGAATCAAACGTGGAGATGGCAATTATAATGCAGCACTCAGTATGATGGCGTCTAAAATATCATATGAGAACAAATTCTACATCCAAACTGCGGTCCAGGATCACTGGAAG ATGGAGTTCTTGGGCTCTTACGACTTCTGGAATG ATTATCAAGGAAAAGCCACAACACAAGCGTTTCTGCTACGTGACAGAAGTGCCGACCATGACACTATTGTTGTGGCCTTTAGAGGTACAGAAGCTTTTGATGCGGATGCATGGTGCACTGACGTTGACATCTCTTGGTATGAGCTCCAAGGGGTTGGAAAGATCCATGGAGGCTTTATGAAAGCACTTGGATTGCAGAAGAATGTTGGTTGGCCCGAGCCGGAGGAAATCAAACAAGATGATAGCCACCCAGCCTTTGCTTACTATGCCATTAGGGATATGCTGAAGAAACTTGTGCTTGAAAATGACACAGCAAGATTTATTGTAACTGGGCACAGTTTAGGTGGGGCACTAGCAATTCTCTTTCCCGCAGTTTTAACATTTCACAAGGGAGAGGATTCAGATCTGCTGTTGGAGAGATTGGAGGGAGTTTATACATTTGGACAACCTAGGGTTGGAGATGAGAGATTTGGGCAGTACATGGAAAACAAGTTGAAAGAGCATAGGATTAAGTATTTTAGGTTTGTCTATGCTAATGACATGGTGCCCAGGTTACCTTATGATGACCGGTCCCTAATGTTCAAGCACTTTGGGACATGCCTCTACTATAATAGGGAATATGAAGTTCAG GTTGTTCGAGAAGAGCCAAACAAGAATTACTTCTCCCTAGGGAGTGCTATACCCATGATGATGAATGCTTTTGGTGAGCTGATAAGAAGTTTCATCATTCCAATTAAGGAGGGACCCGATTACATAGAAGGGCCCTTCTTGAAATTGGTTAGGCTAATCGGTTTGGTAATACCAGGAGCAGCAGCACATTGTCCCCAAGATTATGTAAATTCCACCAGATTGGGATCCTCAAAAGTCTTCCTCCCTCCCAACCATTACATATGA
- the LOC117635169 gene encoding uncharacterized protein LOC117635169 produces the protein MACDKGFSCSYMLLEPKDVGFFDLIHILFSNNLGRRRFVDSSEETEDDFERRWLIFLSIVVQKLLQFVAKPMATIGWGIEMCLNLISSNQSLVGLILNFLRGKVIIPDKDSRTFLSFIGNLDKRVELDKSIKHGDGRYNAALSMMASKISYENAFYIRTTVDQHWKMEFLGSYDFWNDYQGKATTQAFMLRDKSDDHDTIVVAFRGTEPFDADAWCSDFDISWYQLKGVGRIHGGFMKSLGLQKNVGWPEPEEVKQDDSRPALAYYAIRDMLKKLLLENDKARFIITGHSLGGALAILFPALLTFHKGRDSDLLLERLEGVYTFGQPRVGDKDFGQYMEKKMIEHKIKYFRFVYGNDMVPRMPYDDKALMFKHFGTCLYYNRKYEVQVVPEEPNKNYFSPKGTIPMMINAFGELIRSFTIPDKLGPNYKEGLLFKMFRLIGLVMPGASAHCPQDYVNSTRLGSSHVFLPPKHYL, from the exons ATGGCTTGTGACAAGGGATTTTCTTGCAGCTACATGCTCTTGGAACCCAAAGATGTGGGTTTCTTTGATCTGATTCACATCTTGTTTTCCAACAACTTAGGGAGGAGGAGGTTTGTCGATTCTTCTGAGGAGACTGAGGATGACTTTGAGCGCAGATGGCTCATATTTCTCTCTATTGTCGTGCAAAAGTTGCTTCAGTTTGTGGCAAAGCCAATGGCAACTATTGGATGGGGGATCGAAATGTGCTTGAATCTTATCTCAAGTAATCAAAGCTTGGTCGGGCTGATCCTAAATTTTCTGCGAG GTAAGGTTATAATACCAGATAAAGACTCAAGAACATTCTTGTCGTTTATTGGGAATTTGGACAAGCGAGTAGAGCTAGACAAAAGCATCAAACATGGAGATGGCAGGTACAATGCAGCACTTAGTATGATGGCGTCTAAAATATCATATGAGAACGCATTCTACATCCGAACTACGGTCGACCAACACTGGAAG ATGGAGTTCTTGGGCTCTTACGACTTCTGGAATG ATTATCAAGGAAAAGCTACAACACAAGCCTTTATGCTTCGTGACAAAAGTGATGACCATGACACTATTGTTGTGGCCTTTAGAGGCACCGAACCCTTTGATGCGGATGCATGGTGCTCTGACTTTGACATCTCTTGGTATCAACTCAAAGGGGTTGGAAGGATCCATGGCGGCTTCATGAAATCTCTAGGTTTACAAAAGAATGTTGGTTGGCCGGAGCCAGAGGAAGTCAAACAAGATGATAGCCGCCCAGCCTTAGCTTACTATGCCATTAGGGATATGCTAAAGAAACTCCTGCTTGAAAATGACAAAGCAAGATTTATAATAACTGGGCACAGTTTAGGTGGGGCTCTAGCAATTCTCTTTCCGGCACTCTTAACATTTCACAAGGGAAGAGATTCAGATTTGCTGCTGGAGAGGTTGGAGGGAGTTTACACATTTGGGCAACCTAGAGTTGGAGATAAGGATTTTGGGCAAtacatggaaaagaaaatgatagaGCATAAGATTAAGTATTTTCGGTTTGTTTATGGTAATGACATGGTGCCAAGGATGCCTTATGATGACAAGGCTCTAATGTTCAAGCACTTTGGGACTTGCCTCTACTATAATAGGAAATATGAAGTTCAG GTTGTTCCAGAGGAGCCAAACAAGAACTACTTCTCACCAAAAGGGACAATTCCCATGATGATAAATGCTTTTGGAGAGTTGATAAGAAGTTTCACCATTCCAGATAAGTTGGGACCAAACTACAAAGAAGGGCTCTTATTCAAAATGTTTAGGCTAATAGGTTTGGTCATGCCAGGCGCATCAGCACATTGTCCCCAAGATTATGTAAATTCCACCAGATTGGGATCCTCTCATGTGTTCCTCCCACCCAAGCATTATCTATGA
- the LOC117634698 gene encoding uncharacterized protein LOC117634698 yields the protein MACDKGFSCSYMLLEPKDVGFFDLIHILFSNNLERRRFVDSSEETEDDFERRWLIFLSIVVQKLLQFVAKPMATIGWGIEMCLNLISSNQSLVGLILDFLRGKVIIPEKDSRMFLSFIGHLDKRLELDKSIKHGDGRYNAALSMMASKISYENRFYIRTAVQENWKMEFLGSYDFWNDYQEKATTQAFMLRDRSDDHDTIVVAFRGTEPFDADAWCSDFDISWYQLERVGRIHGGFMKALGLQKNVGWPKPEEVKQDDSRPDLAYYAIRDMLKKLLLKNAKAKFILTGHSLGGALAILFPAVLTFHKGKDSDLLLERLEGVYTFGQPRVGDKDFGQYMEKKMIEHKIKYFRFVYGNDMVPRLPYDDKALMFKHFGTCLYYNRQYEVQVVPEEPNKNYFSPKGVIPMTVNAFGELIRSFTIPDRFGPDYKEGPLFKMFRLMGLVMPGAAAHCPQDYVNATRLGSSHVFVPPKRYLCN from the exons ATGGCTTGTGACAAGGGATTTTCTTGCAGCTACATGCTCTTGGAACCCAAAGATGTGGGTTTCTTTGATCTGATTCACATCTTGTTTTCCAACAACTTAGAGAGAAGGAGGTTTGTTGACTCTTCTGAGGAGACTGAGGATGACTTTGAGCGCAGATGGCTAATATTTCTCTCTATTGTGGTGCAAAAGTTGCTTCAATTTGTGGCAAAGCCAATGGCAACTATTGGGTGGGGGATCGAGATGTGCTTGAACCTTATCTCAAGTAATCAAAGCTTGGTCGGCCTGATCCTAGATTTTCTGCGAG GTAAGGTTATAATACCAGAAAAAGACTCAAGAATGTTCTTGTCGTTTATTGGACATTTGGACAAGCGATTAGAGCTGGACAAAAGCATCAAACATGGAGATGGCAGGTACAATGCAGCACTTAGTATGATGGCGTCTAAAATATCATACGAGAACAGATTCTACATCCGAACTGCGGTCCAGGAAAACTGGAAG ATGGAGTTCTTGGGCTCTTACGACTTCTGGAATG ATTATCAAGAAAAAGCTACAACACAAGCCTTTATGCTTCGTGACAGAAGTGATGACCATGACACTATTGTTGTGGCCTTTAGAGGCACTGAACCCTTTGATGCGGATGCATGGTGCTCTGACTTTGACATCTCTTGGTATCAACTCGAAAGGGTTGGAAGGATCCATGGTGGATTCATGAAAGCTCTAGGTTTACAAAAGAATGTTGGTTGGCCCAAGCCGGAGGAAGTCAAACAAGATGATAGCCGCCCAGACTTAGCTTACTATGCCATTAGGGATATGCTAAAGAAACTTCTGCTTAAAAATGCCAAAGCaaaatttatattaaccgGGCACAGTTTAGGTGGGGCTTTAGCAATTCTCTTTCCGGCAGTCTTAACCTTCCACAAGGGAAAGGATTCAGATTTGCTGCTGGAGAGATTGGAGGGAGTTTATACATTTGGGCAGCCTAGGGTTGGAGATAAGGATTTTGGGCAGtacatggaaaagaaaatgatagaGCATAAGATTAAGTATTTCAGGTTTGTTTATGGTAATGACATGGTGCCGAGGCTGCCTTATGATGACAAGGCCCTAATGTTCAAGCACTTTGGGACTTGCCTCTACTATAATAGGCAATATGAAGTTCAG GTTGTTCCAGAAGAGCCAAACAAGAACTACTTCTCACCAAAAGGGGTAATTCCCATGACGGTGAATGCTTTTGGAGAGTTGATAAGAAGTTTCACCATTCCAGATAGGTTTGGACCTGACTACAAAGAAGGGCCCTTATTCAAAATGTTTAGACTAATGGGATTGGTCATGCCAGGCGCAGCAGCACATTGTCCCCAAGATTACGTAAATGCCACAAGATTGGGATCCTCTCATGTGTTCGTCCCACCCAAGCGTTATTTATGTAATTAG
- the LOC117635581 gene encoding transcription factor HEC2-like, with the protein MDVDMLKSSSSSSSAGDDHHHHIDMMTMMMQMQMQMQKQQSSDHFCDSYHNSSNPTFPEIDFTWGSNSNSNITNNIETISSLPIFHNPNAVSSQHSQPTLINPALPSSVSFMGNQIQEPLTPRLIKTSPPPTSYEKRNSMAAMREMIFRIAAMQPIQIDPESVKPPKRRNVKISKDPQSVAARHRRERISEKIRILQRLVPGGTKMDTASMLDEAIHYVKFLKKQVQTLERAGADRPIGVGFQGAGQLGNVNYSALLRPSHLVGSMQMLR; encoded by the coding sequence ATGGATGTTGACATGctaaaatcatcatcatcatcatcatcagcagGTGATGATCACCATCATCACATAGACATGATGACAATGATGATGCAAATGCAAATGCAAATGCAAAAGCAGCAGTCTTCTGATCACTTCTGTGACTCTTACCACAACAGCAGCAACCCCACATTTCCAGAGATAGATTTCACTTGGGgatcaaactcaaactcaaacatCACCAACAACATTGAAACAATCTCATCTCTCCCCATTTTCCACAACCCAAATGCAGTTTCTTCACAACATTCACAGCCCACGTTGATAAACCCTGCCTTGCcttcctctgtttctttcATGGGAAACCAAATTCAGGAGCCCCTCACCCCAAGGCTCATCAAAACTAGCCCTCCTCCTACTTCATATGAGAAGAGAAATTCCATGGCTGCAATGAGAGAGATGATTTTCAGAATTGCGGCAATGCAGCCAATTCAAATAGACCCCGAATCGGTGAAGCCCCCGAAGAGGAGGAATGTTAAGATTTCTAAAGATCCACAGAGCGTGGCAGCGAGGCACAGGAGGGAAAGGATAAGCGAGAAGATTAGAATTCTGCAGAGACTTGTTCCTGGCGGGACTAAAATGGACACAGCTTCTATGCTAGATGAAGCTATACATTATGTGAAGTTTTTGAAGAAACAAGTGCAGACTTTGGAGAGGGCTGGGGCAGATAGACCGATTGGTGTTGGCTTCCAGGGGGCTGGTCAATTGGGCAATGTGAACTATTCTGCTTTGTTGAGGCCTTCTCACTTGGTTGGGTCTATGCAGATGCTGAGATGA
- the LOC117635421 gene encoding phospholipase A1-IIbeta-like yields the protein MAAIGWVIEMCLNIFSSKQNMVGLLQNFLRGKGMPGKSSRTFVSFIGHLDKRVELDRNIKFTDGNYNAALCMMASKISYENKFYIETTVQNHWKMEFLGSYDFWNDYQENATTQAFVVRDRSDDHDTIVVAFRGTEPFDADAWCSDFDISWYQLEGVGRIHGGFMKALGLQKNVGWPEPEEFKQDNSHPALAYYGIRDILKKHLLENDKARYIITGHSLGGALAILFPAVLTFHNGKDSDLLLKRLEGVYTFGQPRVGDKDFGRYMEEKMIEHKIKYFRSVYGNDIVPRLPYDDKALMFKHFGTCLYYNRQYEVQVLPEEPNKNYFSPMEAIPMMMNAFGELIRSFAIPYRLGLDYKEGPLLKMFRLMGLVMPGAAAHCPQDYVNATRLGSSHVFLSHPTIIYENQMSKFKFPLN from the exons ATGGCAGCTATTGGCTGGGTGATCGAAATGTGCTTGAATatcttctcaagcaaacaaaaCATGGTTGGACTGCTGCAAAATTTTCTGCGAG GTAAGGGAATGCCAGGTAAAAGCTCAAGAACGTTCGTGTCGTTTATTGGACATCTGGACAAGCGAGTAGAGCTGGacagaaatataaaatttacaGATGGCAATTATAATGCAGCACTTTGTATGATGGCGTCTAAAATATCTTATGAGAACAAATTCTACATTGAAACTACGGTCCAGAATCACTGGAAG ATGGAGTTCTTGGGCTCTTACGACTTTTGGAATG ATTATCAAGAAAATGCTACAACACAAGCCTTTGTGGTTCGTGACAGAAGTGATGATCATGACACTATTGTTGTGGCCTTTAGAGGCACTGAACCCTTTGATGCGGATGCATGGTGCTCTGACTTTGACATCTCTTGGTATCAACTCGAAGGAGTTGGAAGGATCCATGGTGGATTCATGAAAGCTCTAGGTTTACAAAAGAATGTTGGTTGGCCCGAGCCGGAGGAATTCAAACAAGACAATAGCCACCCAGCTTTAGCTTACTATGGCATTAGGGATATACTGAAAAAGCATCTGCTTGAAAATGACAAAGCAAGATACATAATAACCGGGCACAGCTTAGGTGGGGCACTAGCAATTCTCTTTCCTGCAGTTTTAACATTTCACAATGGAAAGGATTCAGATCTTCTGTTAAAGAGGTTGGAGGGAGTTTATACATTTGGACAGCCTAGAGTTGGAGATAAGGATTTTGGACGGTACATGGAAGAAAAAATGATAGAGCATAAGATTAAGTATTTTAGGTCTGTCTATGGCAATGACATCGTCCCCAGGTTGCCGTATGATGACAAGGCCCTAATGTTCAAACACTTTGGGACTTGCCTCTACTATAATAGGCAATACGAAGTTCAG GTTCTTCCGGAGGAGCCAAACAAGAACTATTTCTCTCCAATGGAGGCAATTCCCATGATGATGAATGCTTTCGGTGAGCTGATAAGAAGTTTCGCCATTCCATATAGGTTGGGACTGGACTACAAAGAAGGGCCCTTGTTAAAAATGTTCAGGCTAATGGGTCTGGTAATGCCAGGAGCAGCTGCACATTGTCCACAAGATTATGTAAATGCCACCAGATTGGGATCCTCACATGTCTTCCTCTCCCACCCAACCATTATCTATGAAAACCAAATgtcgaaattcaaatttcccTTAAATTAA